A genomic segment from Gilvibacter sp. SZ-19 encodes:
- a CDS encoding 3-hydroxyacyl-ACP dehydratase FabZ family protein, translating into MAMTPQEIQECLPYSAPFLFVDKLLEVNDKGAKGEYTFPEDSYFYKGHFPEYPITPGVILTECMAQIGVVSFGIYLYNLDHPGARIRMVDPQPIDVSIALADTYIDFKTPVFPGDKVSVQSTLVYYRFNKLKCEVIMHKADGKVACKGTISGVIFPYSKMKS; encoded by the coding sequence ATGGCCATGACGCCACAAGAAATACAAGAATGTTTACCCTACAGCGCTCCTTTCTTATTTGTAGATAAGTTATTAGAAGTCAATGACAAGGGGGCAAAGGGCGAATATACCTTCCCAGAGGACTCCTATTTTTACAAAGGACACTTTCCGGAATACCCAATAACACCAGGGGTTATACTAACAGAATGTATGGCGCAGATAGGGGTGGTATCTTTTGGTATCTATCTGTACAATTTGGATCACCCAGGAGCCCGCATTCGTATGGTAGATCCACAGCCCATAGATGTGAGTATCGCACTTGCAGATACCTATATCGACTTTAAAACTCCAGTATTTCCAGGGGATAAGGTAAGCGTACAGTCAACTTTAGTGTACTACAGATTCAACAAGTTGAAGTGTGAGGTGATCATGCATAAAGCAGATGGCAAAGTAGCTTGCAAGGGGACCATTAGCGGCGTGATCTTTCCGTACTCCAAAATGAAATCCTAA
- a CDS encoding thiamine pyrophosphate-dependent enzyme — translation MKSTAEHSIPFDYSTAALSNDTLLTLYQRMLKPRMIEEKMLILLRQGKISKWFSGIGQEAISVGVASVLDKEEYILPMHRNLGVFTTREIPLNRLFSQWQGKANGFTKGRDRSFHFGTQEYKIVGMISHLGPQFGVADGISLANLLKKNNQICAVFTGEGGTSEGDIHEALNVASVWSLPVLFCIENNGYGLSTPTSEQYNCEHLADRGKGYGMESHIIEGNNIVEVYSQLKAITDDMRVNPRPVLVEFKTFRMRGHEEASGTKYVPQDLMDQWAAKDPVENFAAYLRQEGILTEAMEVEYKSAIVHEINDNLELAFAENPIESSESEELDDVYQNFVYQEVEQSETTQELRFVDAISEGLKQSMERHDNLVIMGQDVAEYGGVFKITEGFIEQFGKARVRNTPICESAIVSASMGLSISGYKSVMEMQFADFVTSGFNPIVNYLAKSHYRWGQAADVVVRMPCGAGVGAGPFHSQTNEAWFTHTPGLKVVYPAFPADAKGLLATAIEDPNPVLFFEHKALYRSIRQEVPVNYYTLPLGKAARLNSGTDISIITYGAGVHWALDEIKKRPEVSVDLIDLRTLQPLDVAAIYDSVKRTGKVLLLQEDSMFGGIASDIAALIAEHCFEHLDGPIMRVGSLETPIPFAAALEKNYLPQQRLTAAIDKLLAY, via the coding sequence ATGAAATCAACGGCTGAGCATTCCATTCCATTCGATTATTCTACGGCAGCTTTATCTAATGACACACTTTTGACGCTTTATCAGCGCATGCTCAAACCTAGAATGATCGAAGAGAAGATGCTCATTTTGTTGCGTCAAGGCAAGATATCCAAGTGGTTCAGTGGCATTGGACAAGAGGCCATTTCGGTTGGTGTAGCCTCTGTTTTAGATAAAGAGGAGTACATTCTGCCTATGCACCGCAACTTGGGTGTTTTTACCACTAGAGAAATCCCTTTAAATCGACTTTTCTCTCAATGGCAGGGTAAAGCCAATGGATTTACCAAAGGCCGAGATCGCAGTTTTCACTTTGGAACACAAGAGTACAAGATCGTAGGGATGATCTCCCATTTAGGACCACAATTTGGTGTTGCTGATGGCATATCGCTGGCGAACCTCCTAAAGAAGAATAATCAGATCTGCGCTGTGTTCACCGGCGAAGGGGGGACTAGCGAAGGAGATATACACGAAGCATTGAACGTAGCCTCTGTGTGGAGTTTACCCGTGCTGTTCTGTATAGAGAACAACGGCTATGGACTCTCGACTCCTACATCAGAGCAGTATAATTGCGAACATTTGGCCGATAGAGGTAAGGGCTATGGTATGGAGTCTCATATTATAGAAGGAAACAATATCGTAGAGGTTTACAGCCAATTAAAGGCAATTACCGATGATATGCGCGTTAATCCGCGGCCGGTCTTGGTAGAATTCAAGACCTTTAGAATGCGAGGCCATGAAGAGGCCAGTGGTACCAAATATGTTCCGCAGGACCTTATGGACCAGTGGGCAGCCAAAGATCCGGTAGAAAACTTTGCAGCCTATTTAAGACAAGAAGGAATCCTAACCGAGGCTATGGAGGTGGAATACAAATCTGCCATAGTACATGAGATAAACGACAATCTGGAGCTTGCCTTTGCGGAGAATCCAATAGAATCCAGTGAAAGTGAAGAGTTAGATGACGTTTATCAAAACTTTGTATATCAGGAAGTAGAACAATCAGAAACTACACAAGAACTTCGCTTTGTAGACGCGATCTCTGAAGGTTTAAAGCAAAGTATGGAGCGCCATGATAATCTGGTTATCATGGGGCAAGATGTTGCAGAATACGGTGGTGTTTTTAAGATCACCGAAGGCTTTATAGAACAGTTTGGTAAAGCTCGTGTAAGAAATACTCCTATTTGCGAATCGGCTATAGTTTCTGCAAGTATGGGTCTCTCCATAAGTGGTTATAAGTCGGTCATGGAAATGCAATTCGCTGACTTCGTAACCTCGGGATTCAATCCGATAGTAAATTATTTGGCTAAATCGCATTACCGTTGGGGCCAAGCCGCAGACGTGGTAGTGCGTATGCCTTGTGGAGCTGGAGTTGGTGCAGGACCTTTTCATTCTCAGACCAATGAAGCTTGGTTTACACATACACCTGGTCTAAAAGTGGTTTACCCAGCCTTTCCAGCAGATGCCAAAGGCTTATTAGCCACAGCTATAGAAGACCCGAACCCGGTGCTTTTCTTTGAGCACAAGGCATTGTATCGCAGCATAAGACAAGAAGTGCCTGTTAACTATTACACTTTACCACTCGGTAAGGCTGCACGGCTAAATTCGGGAACAGATATTAGTATAATTACCTATGGGGCGGGAGTTCATTGGGCTTTGGACGAGATCAAAAAACGTCCGGAAGTGTCTGTAGACCTTATAGATCTACGTACTTTACAACCTTTGGATGTAGCAGCTATCTACGACTCCGTTAAACGTACAGGAAAAGTGCTCTTATTGCAAGAAGACTCTATGTTTGGTGGAATAGCTTCGGATATTGCTGCTTTGATCGCCGAACATTGCTTTGAACATCTGGACGGACCGATCATGCGCGTGGGGAGTTTGGAAACGCCAATTCCCTTTGCTGCTGCATTGGAAAAGAACTATTTACCCCAACAACGACTTACTGCTGCCATCGACAAACTTTTGGCCTACTAA